One part of the Vitis riparia cultivar Riparia Gloire de Montpellier isolate 1030 chromosome 8, EGFV_Vit.rip_1.0, whole genome shotgun sequence genome encodes these proteins:
- the LOC117919708 gene encoding uncharacterized protein LOC117919708, which translates to MAMKAALINSNPNCTNLRSALFHSTPVLDRRRRTHWNFGGGASRNSSQRFNYYARSRKLHAKQTLLRNVSAYAEYLFQSGQSDHDEDDGFSSKGPSWFRKQYWDKGSKRDQGNAGPQCRSWRGFQFCEDDIEVETILRSAFGGSRTFYWSFINEENPQWGSSSGYRNNYRSSWNWRDRMDEEYGYSTDSDSSESDLASHRMALGLSVSGPLKLEEVKNAYRTCALKWHPDRHQGAAKAIAEEKFKLCSAAYQSLCDKLAVD; encoded by the exons ATGGCCATGAAAGCAGCCCTGATAAACTCTAACCCTAACTGCACGAACCTGAGGAGTGCCCTCTTTCATTCAACTCCTGTATTGGATCGTAGAAGGCGCACACATTGGAACTTT GGTGGAGGTGCTTCTAGAAATTCATCTCAG AGATTCAATTATTATGCAAGGTCCAGAAAACTGCATGCAAAACAAACGCTATTGCGCAATGTCAGCGCCTATGCTGAGTACCTATTTCAG AGTGGGCAATCTGATCATGATGAAGACGATGGATTTTCAAGTAAAGGCCCTTCTTGGTTTAGAAAGCAGTACTGGGATAAGGGATCAAAGAGGGACCAGGGCAATGCAGGACCCCAGTGTAGGAGTTGGA GGGGTTTCCAGTTCTGTGAAGATGATATTGAAGTTGAGACAATTTTGCGATCTGCATTTGGGGGGAGCCGAACCTTCTACTGGTCCTTTATTAATGAAGAAAATCCTCAATGGGGGAGCTCATCAGGCTACAGAAATAATTACAGGTCCTCATGGAATTGGAGAGATCGGATGGATGAGGAATATGGCTATTCCACAGATTCTGACAGTTCAGAGTCGGATTTGGCTTCCCATCGAATGGCCCTGGGGTTGAGTGTTTCTGGTCCTTTGAAACTTGAAGAAGTTAAAAATGC ATACAGAACCTGTGCGCTGAAATGGCATCCAGACCGTCACCAAGGCGCCGCTAAG GCCATTGCAGAGGAAAAATTCAAGCTTTGTAGTGCGGCATACCAATCCTTGTGTGATAAGTTGGCTGTGGATTAA